TTCTTTAAACTTAATCACAATTGTAACAAACTATTAACTACAGCATTTCTTCTTCCCCTAAATTCATTTTAACACTATCTCACATAATAAATGTAAATTaacttagaaataataataataaaaaaccatctatataagaaaataaaaaggattaaGACATTGCTGACTTCCCGACATTTCCCGATGTATTTTACCTTTACAACATTGAAAGTTATCCTATTCTTACTCAATTTTTAGTATATTCTTAAAACATGTCATATCCAGTTCCTTTATTTAATcgcatatttatatttatatttatacaagTCAATCAAATGCCACCATATAGATTGTATCATTCTTATATTTTTGCAGATATTTCTTACACATGTCCCACTTTTGTATgaatgattgttttgtatttccccttaACCTGTCTGTTAATTGAGCCAGTTCAGCAAATTCTAAGAGTTTATCTTGCCATTCCCTTACTGTAGGtatcttttttcctttccaatttgccGCATACGGCATATAAGAACATTTCTCTTCTATTTTTTGGAATGTTCTTACCTAATATTCTGAGAAGGAACACTTCTTAACTTTTTACAAACGTTACCTTAAAGATCTTTTTCATTTCGTCAGAAATGAGGTTCCAAAATTCCTTAACTTTTCGGCaggcccaccacatgtggtacatgtcTCCCtttacttctccacatttccgacatttatcagatttttaaaatctgacatTTTAGCCACAGATTTCATCCACACACACCTTTAGTGTGGGCAGCAGTGCAGGAAGtcagggcggggggagggagggacagcgCTGCAAGTGGTCAGACCCACTGTACCTTCCTAAGCAAGCAACTTTGGGGGTgaacaatttcctttaaaaagctcttcCCCAGGGGCCGCCAAGGGTTGCTACACTGCTGAGTGTGGACACCGTGGATTTATAGTGTTAGGGTCTCAAGAACCCTTAAGATCCAGTTCCACCAACTCCCAAGTAACAGAGCCCCTGAGCCCCTAGGGCAGgcttgtccaaagtccgtttcaggggcctgatccggcccctgtggcagtttatttcctgtggTAAAAGTCTAAATAAAGTTCCACTTTTCAACTTCTACTCTAAAAAAGGTCCACAACTTTGGTTGGCACTTTGAcaggccctcacggcccttcccttcatcaaatctggccctctttgaaaaaagtttggggaaccttctatgctgaggtgaggcatctctggccctccagatgtcgttggacaCAAAGTACCATCATCCCAAGGAAAGATGGCATAtggccagggatgaggggagccTTATCTGGTGGGACacactttctccatcttcctcctcccctgaaaacgctgaatatctgtatttcatttcctcctccttcttccctgatctccaagatcttcctgatacagtccaactgcacacattcccaaataATCCTGCACCACTGACTTCCTGAGGCTGCTGCATTGTGTCgaggacactggcaatgggacagcaccttcccctggatgagaggatagagtaggcattggcaacctccggcccacagaggccgtttatctggcccacgagccacATTGAAATtgcaataatagtaatagtaataataataataatgctgcacgCTTTTAAGGGGCAAACACCGGAACCCACCCATTTCCATAGCAGTCTTCCCAATCTCTTAAATCCCACAGACGTGAGATCTGATATAGTGGGAATATCTAGCCGGCATTTGAGTGATAGTGGAGAAAGAATGAGTTGGACAATAATATGAAGGATACATACTGTTGTAAGAAtgtagtagataaatagttagTGGAATATAGAACAACGGGAATACATTCAtgcttaaaatataatttatgcaTTAGGGATTAACAGGAAGTCAAAATTGTGGTTATATATGATTATGAAATAAGggggaattttcttttctttttttaaatgtttgctcaCTTAGGTTGGggttatatgtattttcttttttgttctcatGCTGAACTATAAAAGATAACAACTTAGGTggagtggtataataataataattattctatTAAAAGGTATAGTCTTATATGATATGTGATAGAGAACAACATAgtgaaaagcaatacagtggtacctcggtttaagtacacaattggttccagaagtctgtacttaagctgaagcgaactttagaatcctagagttggaagagaccacaagggtcatccagtccaaccccttgccaagcaggaaacaccatcaaagcattcctgacacatggctgtcaaatctccgcttaaagacctccaaagaaggagactccaccacaatgtTATAACAAATGATTAactgtttaatgtattttgttttattgtgattattagtttgttttgtgatacaaaaaaaattatcttaaaaaaaagatataCTGTACTGCAGTGGGAATATTGGAATGGAATATGGGAATattggtggaatggagagaaggagttgggcACAGGTATCTCTGGATACGAACCCTTTAGATGCTTCTCCCCAGAGacacaggcatgtgggtgagacTGTAGTTGCCAAGACAAAAGTCTCAAAGGGCGGAAATCATAAAgggggcttcctccctttcctcttcccccccccccatggttggaCTCCCTATAAGagcccccagcgccccatgcaggagctgacctgggacttctggcagggcaaggactgagcttgaagggaggagagggtgggtggatcaggcctcctgttcagggatctctccctggtctaCTGGAAGgagattcctgggcaggagggagaagtcaaggcaggcagcccccaagtctctctctctttctccaacatGGCTTCCATTCCTCTCCCCGggatccttcccttcctctctctgccccccaacttcctctgccctccacccccccagtctcccctttgcccagaggaccccccccccctggccagcTCTCTCTTCTTTCCAAATCTCTCCCAAGCGCCCCCACCTCTCCATCCGGAGGGGCCTCGCCAGGTGagcaaggagggggaagaggagggagacgggggggggtgctgccaagtcctcccccccccccgctcgctaTGCTattcccatttcctttcctgtAATATAAAGGGCGGTGGGATCTCCTGACccacagaaggaagggggaggggggaactcccTTGTttcctttcaccccccccccgccccaaatcctgccctcccttcccagctgccctgtttggagattcagggggaggaaaagcacacccttctcccccccccacaaccccaaatctcccccgccccctcccaatcttttgcacctctttttcctcctcctctgccgacctgctcctcttccgggaATGTGAATAGaggcccctccccccttctcaccttggcccctccccctccaaaccttcctgcctctctaggaagcggagctcactgacccttggggaggaatgagtgacgcctccctcccagctctgttatcctcttcttttcctgaaaaggtcccaggttcgatccccggagaCGGCAAGGaaagagacctccccccccccacttccgaAAAAGTCCTCCCCCTTCATCTTTTAATCCATtgccaggagaggggggggatccGGTCATTTTCACACCCATTTCCCCacgtgggggaggcagggctgtGACGTAGTGTGTccccgttacaacagccctgcagagtaGACTGGAGTTGGGATGTGCCTTTGGGGCTTGGGCCAGTGACTTACGACAACCCTAAATTGTGTTATCccttgtctatatatatatatatatatatatatatatacacacacacacacacacacacacacacacacactagctggcccggccacacgttgctgtgggtttttgagtctaatggacccttttctgttaaataGACCTTCATAGTCTCCCTTCAgtgtcccctcacctgccctgtcccaaccctgactcccctactgtaagtttcaaaaataagactcccccaccgaTGTGGGtttctgaaaatgtccccacccccactgttttggctgactcagggtcctacctccccccccccatggctagcctagagaagagaaggttaaggggtgatataatagccatgtgtctaatatatcaaaggatgtcatatggaggagggagaaaggttgttttctgctgctccagagaagcggacacggagcaatggattcaaacttcaagaaagaagattccacctaaacattaggaagaacttcctgacagtaagagctgttcggcagtggaatttgctgccaaggagtgtggtggagtcaccttctttggagttctttaagcagaggcctgacaggcatatgtcaggaatgctttgatggtgtttcctgctttgcagggggttggactggatggcccttgtggtctcttccaactctatgattctatgacaggacggggggaggggggcacatgaACAAGGTCTCACTTGCACCCGATAGGAGCTGGACCGATGCCCTCAAGGGAGCCCGACCGGTCCTGTGCCTTCGCTCCAATATTATGCTACCCCAACAACACACCAGACCCCCTCCTGAAGAAAGATTGGTTTTCCCTCCCCAAACCCCGATAAGCGATCCCATGGGTGTGCAGTTGTGAATGAAGCTCGTCTTTGAAGAAAGCTCCATTCTAGCCAACCAGGAGAATGCATTGGTTCTGCAGAGCCAGCTCAAGGATtttggcaggaggagaagggactGGCTGCAGATCAAAACCTCGTTACCTAGTAAACCAATTATAATGGGAAACATTGTATCCTAGAAGAGAAGCAGTTTGTATTCAGAAAACCTATCATGCTTGGAAATTCATTCCTTCTAGCAATCTCCCTCATTACAACGTCATTTTGTAACATATAACTGAGTTATACCATAATATAAATATcagtggaaagataatttaatgaagaatagaATGCAATAAcgtttatgaaggattatttattacaacagtcgtcataaagaagaaacgtgaaacaaacagaaaaaattaGATATACAGGCAGAATTGCCACATTGGCACTTTGTGATGAATAAGTGGGTTTTGCGTTGAGGTTTGGggactcggtctctaaaaggttcgccatcactgccctcggATCATGTCCACTTTcaaaggtggagggaggctttccaccctcAGGGCCCAGAGGGggctcctgccttggggcagctggtggagTTGGAGGACGTTGACCCTTAGCACTCTCGCTTTGGGACCTGCCTGAACCTCCTTCCACATTAGACTCATCCTtacattgctttgagatgctctggtacggccccttcttccctgtgcccccttccctcctcatgcaagaCGTGCAGCTAGGAACAGAGCCTTTCCTGCTTATgccactaaatacagtggtacctctacttatgaatttaatgcgttgcaaacgcacattcataagtcaaaaaaattgtaagtcgaatcccataggaatgcattgggagaaaaaaatcgtaagtcaaagcaaccctacctaaaaaattcgtaagtagaaaaaatcctatctaaaccgcatccaagatggcggacagagctccattagtaagtagaaacattcgtaagtagagttactcataagtagaggtaccaccgtaccccttttatttctcctgccacCAAATACACAATATATCTACAAATCAAAAGAATAGATGATGGTTTCAAGATTACCTTGGGCATATAAGGAGGTGCTTTCAGTCTTTGTGTGTCTTCATGGTTGCATCATTGCAATGATAACAGTGGGAGTGATGCTGCTATTCCTATAATATTTATCTAACTCTGCTTCCAGAGCAACACCTCCAATCTCAGCTCCACTTtgtgcaactctccattcccagatacaaacatttccaactccctcccccaaacaccaaaaccagctcaCCCTCAGTCCatcctcattcagaagcaacactccagacTCTAACACTCCCCCTCCCTATCTAACAATACATTAAATATTATATGCTTACtatcctctataataataattaaatatcaTATGCTTACTATCCtctataataatatccaagtgtctctgcgtccagtccctgtgtccgtgggattgtgctactgcgcatgtgccccacgaacagccgttgggacttggaggccCTTCTTTGAGTTTATTCATGGCTTGTAGCGTTTCCACTCTTACAACTCTTACCCCTCAGAGTCTTTGGGTGGTTTGTAAGACTTCCACTACAACTGAACTTCTATCCCCTTCCCTAGGACTtacatggtttctccccagtatgaatttgttgatgttttgtaagaAGTCCACTCTGACTTTAAATGGTTTCCCTCCTGTGTGTGTTCGATGATGTGAATTCAGTTGCCCACCCgtacagaagctctttccacactccatacattaaaatggtttctcaccagtgtgagtccgttgatgaattctaaggtttccactctgactgaagctctttccacactccatgcattgaaatggtttctaccctgtgtgagtccgttgatgaattcttagtgttccactataagtgaagctccttccacactccatacatgtAAATGGCATCTCTCCTGTGTATGTTCGATGATGTGAATTCAGTTGCCCACCACTACAGAAGCACTTTccgcattccatgcatttaaatggtttctcccccgtgtgagtccgttgataaattcttagtgttccactccgactgaagctcgttccacactccatacatttaaatggtttctccccagtgtgttcccgttgatgtcttctaaggtttctaataatagtgaagctctttccacattccatgcatttaaatggtttctcccccgtgtgagttggTTGATGTTCTCTAAGGTTTCCAAtagtagtgaagctctttccacactccatacatttaaatggtttctcccctgtgtgagtccgttgatgaattcttagtgttccactctgaatgaagctctttccacactccatacatttaaatggtttatcccctgtatgagtccgttgatggtttctaaggtttccactctgactgaagctctttccacactccatgcatttaaatggtttcttcccaGTGTGTTCCcattgatgtcttctaaggtttccaataatagtgaagctccttccacactccatgcattcaaaaggtttctcccccgtgtgactccgttgatgtcttcttagttctccactccgactgaagctctttccacactccatgcatttaaatggtttctcccctgtgtgagttcgttgatgaattttaaggtctccactctgactgaagctctttccacattccatgcatttaaatggtttctccccagtgtgttcccattgatgtcttctaaggtttccaataatagtgaagctccttccacactcgaTGCATTCAAAAGGTTtatcccccgtgtgactccgttgatgtcttcttagttctccactctgactgaagctctttccacacacaatacatttaaatggtttctcccccgtgtgagtccgttgatggtttctaaggtttccactctgactgaatctatttccgcactccatgcattgaaatggttttttAATGGCTTCTTCGTTATTTGCATTGAAATGGCCCCCCAGATTTCTGGCGGCCTTCTCCATTGTCTTCTTTGGAGGGCAAAACGGGGAggaaatcctatttgttttctaggaagaaaacaaaggaatattacacacatcaatCAACACCTGCTCTTTTTTTAACATCTCATACATTCTCTGCTCACCTCCATATGTTCCAAATTTTTaagaaaggcaaatgaaataatgttaaataattgTAATGCATCACCAGCCTTTCATAACCCTTAATCAGCGTTAATGAAGTAGCATTTTCTTAGAATACGCTTGAACTGTAgagtttactttttataaaaaaagtgttttctcaTAGGAAAGGGAGCTGTTCTATGTCCATGAAGCTGCCCACTATTCATCAGGGTCCTAAGTTAAATGAATACAATTTTGTGCACTGGAAGCAACATTTGATAGTGCTTCTAGAAGCAACAGAAGTCTtggaagctacagtggtacctcagtttatgaacttaattcgttctggaggtccgttcttaacctgaaatcatttttaatctgaggtaccactttagctaatgggggctcccactGCCGCCATTGTTCTCAAGAACCATCTACATGGGAGGAGATAGCAACTGCAGAAGCCTCTCTCTGGAGGAAGGCCACACAGAAGGAATGTTGTACTGCATCAGAAGAAGACCTGGACCCTTACTGACCTACCTCCCGGTAAGAAGGCCATACAAAGGAAGTGGGTGTTTCAGATTAAGAAAGGGGCAGAAGAGGAAGTGCAGCGCAAGGCTTTCCTCAACGCTATGGCAAAGATTATGATGAAGTCTTTGCGCCAACTGTGAGGTACAGCAGCGTAAGAATGCTTTTGAGCATTGCAGCCGCCAAGCAAATGGAAATGAGGCACATTGACATTGCAAGTGCCTTTCTTCAGGGTCAAATTTCAGAGGCAACCTAAAGGTTTTATGAAACCACATGAGGCACATTTAGTGAGCAAACTGCAAAAGGGACTTTATGGACTCGATGCTTGAGCCTGGAATCAGAAACTGAATAAAATGCTGAttcagcttgggtacaagcaaggccaTGCCGACAAGGGCCTGTTCAGCAAGTCAAGTAAGGGAGCATTTATTTTTCATAAGTTTTAGCTTTTGCTGATGACTTGATTCTTGCCAGACACTATATGCACAGGTTGTGAAACACCTAAGCAAAGAGGTTGAGGTCAAGGAACTGGGAAAGATCCAGAACTACCTCGGAATCCAAGTTGAAAGAGAATAAGATGGGTCATTTCTTCTAAATCAACGGCAAAGGATTCATGCCCTGATCCAGAATTTACAAATGCAAGATGCACACCCAGTTGCAACGCCCATGGCTACTGACTTCTTAAAGAATCAGCAGGATT
Above is a window of Zootoca vivipara chromosome 2, rZooViv1.1, whole genome shotgun sequence DNA encoding:
- the LOC132591661 gene encoding zinc finger and SCAN domain-containing protein 2-like, translating into MEKAARNLGGHFNANNEEAIKKPFQCMECGNRFSQSGNLRNHQRTHTGEKPFKCIVCGKSFSQSGELRRHQRSHTGDKPFECIECGRSFTIIGNLRRHQWEHTGEKPFKCMECGKSFSQSGDLKIHQRTHTGEKPFKCMECGKSFSRSGELRRHQRSHTGEKPFECMECGRSFTIIGNLRRHQWEHTGKKPFKCMECGKSFSQSGNLRNHQRTHTGDKPFKCMECGKSFIQSGTLRIHQRTHTGEKPFKCMECGKSFTTIGNLREHQPTHTGEKPFKCMECGKSFTIIRNLRRHQREHTGEKPFKCMECGTSFSRSGTLRIYQRTHTGEKPFKCMECGKCFCSGGQLNSHHRTYTGEMPFTCMECGRSFTYSGTLRIHQRTHTG